The Bradyrhizobium sp. WSM471 genome includes the window TCAGAATTCGAATGGACGTGCGAAGAAGCCTCCGGCTTGGACTAAGGTTTGGGATGGGATTGGACAGCAAAAAGGACGTCCATTTGGCCGGCTCATCGGGAGGGCCGGTGAGCCGGCTGGAGGTCCTTCAAGGACCGTCGGGACGCCGCGTGCGTTCGGAGGCTGAGAGAGCTCGGATCGTCGCCGAGAGTCTGCTACCCGGTGCCCAGGTGTCCGAGGTGGCGCGCAAGCACGGAGCGACACGCTGGCAGATTTGCGATTGGCGACGACGCTTTCGACAGCGAGGCATGTTGGCGCCGTGCGAGGCCTCGCAGTCGACATTCGCGCCGCTGGTCTTGGAAAGCGCGTTGGAGGGGGGCACGTTCCGGCGATCAAGCTTGAGATCGCGATCGGCGACGTCGTGCTGCGGACGGACACAGCCAAAGATGGCGAGCAGCTGTGCCGGGTGATCCGCAGTGCGAGCATCACGATGATCGCGGCCGGTGCCGATCTGAAGATTTAAATCGCGACGCGGCCGATCGACTTCCGCTGTGGCCACGATGGACTTGCGGCGAGGGCGCAGGAGATGCTTTGCCTCGACCCTCTCCGCGGCGCAGCCTTCGTGTTCCGATCGAAACGAGCGGACCGGATCAAGATTTTGGTCTGGGATCGAACGGGCCTGGTGTTAGTTCACAAGCGCCTCGAAGGCTGCAAGTTCGTTTGGCCAAACGATCGCAGACGGCGTGATGCGCATATCGCCAGCGGTGTTCGCAGCCCTGTTCGCAGCCCTGTTCGAAGGGCTGGATTGGAGGTTAGTCCGCCCGGAAGACGCGCGGCGTCCCCAGGAGGCTGGATAACTGCGGCAGATTGACTCGGGAGCTATTTTGAACGGCACAGGCGCAGACGCGCCCTTTAGGGGCAGTCTCTGTGAACGTGAGGTTGAGTGTGGCCCCAGAGCAAAGAGGCCCGTTCAGCGCCAGGTGCCAACTCGAACAGCAGCTTCACAAGATACGGCCTGATCTGCCTGGTTCCGTTTCGGTTTATGACATCCTCGCGCAAGTGAGCTTTTTGGGGGCGGATTGATAGCGACGACATACTAGCCCAGGAGAACGCTTTTGCTTGATGCAGCAAGCGGGCCTTCCCGAGAATGCATAAGGTCGTGTATGGCTCCTGTACAGCAGAGGAGCAGGTCAAAAGCACCCCGGCCTATGGGCCGGGGCTTTCGATCCGCCGTTTGAACGACAGATCAATATTTGAGAAGAGCCGGACGAGCCAAACTTATAGTTGAGCCGTGCCGTCATAAGATCGAAATCATGGCGGATGCGATCGGTCCCACCAAAGGGCTCGCTGAAATCTCCGTGCCGGGCTGCATGAACAGGCGGTCGTACTCGAAACCAACCGACCAGTTCGGTGCGAAGCCGTACTCGATCCCCACCCCCAACATGCCGCCCCAAAGAACGTCTACTCTTCCGAACCTGCGCCCCCGAGAGGGTCGAGGTGATCTGATAGGTGTTGCTCGTGACTGCGGCGCCGCCTTTGGCGTAAAGCAGTACGTTATCGACGGTATAGTGATCTGCGCGTCATCAGACCGAACGCATCAATCTTGGTCTGGAGGATATCGGCAAACTGGATGCTTTGATTGGATCCGGTCAAATCAGCCCAGTTCCCCTGGCGTTCAACACCCAACACGATCTGGCCTATCTGCCATCGATAGCCGATCTGGCCGCCCCCGCTACCGCCTGTCGCATCATGGCAGCCCTCGGGCGTGCCGCCAAGGTAATCCCAGCAATTCGCGCTTGACCCCAAGCCACCGTTCACGCCGAGATAGTAGCCGCTCCAGTCGTAGATTGCAGCCGCGACAGGCAGCGGAGCTGTGGTGTAGAGAGGCTGGACGGGCTGCGCAGCCAGATCCGCGCCGAATGCGGGCGCACCGCGCCAAGCACCACAATGCTCACAGTCGCAAGCAACAAGTTCTGCATTTCTACTTTCATCTCTTCAGTGCCCCGAGCCTCGTGTGTCTTAACAACGTCGGAGCGAATTGCTGTAACTGCATCACAATATTCGGGCGAAAGAAATGTTCGAATCGAACGCTGCGTCAGGTTGCGGCTTTGCAGATCATCTCCAACCGCGTCGTAACGCTTGGTCGCGTGGGAACATAGATACTAGATAGCTTACGTGTTGAAGAAAAGCGGGCTGCTGATCTCAGCGGATTAAGCGCACCGCAAGCCAGATGATGCCCAGCCACACCGCAACCGAGAAGAGCAAAGCGCTTTGCAGCGTTCTTGCTCTTATCCTGTGACGCCATCGAAGGAGCTGCGATGGGCAACCGGTGAAGCGCCGACCCCGTACAACAGCTATCACTTCATCGTAATCTGTGAACCGGAAGTGACAGCGATGCTTGCGAATATACGCAAGCCGCTCAGTGGGTGAGAGGCACTGTGCCCACACCTCCCATGCCTCATCATCAAAACACGCGCTATTCTCAAGGACGTCGGCGAGGCGCTCGTCAGGTCTCATGATGCATCCGCTGTACTGACTATCGCGGATCGAGTTCTAGGAAGGAAGCCTCACCTTCGAAACCTCTCAGTTTAGGTAGGCTTGTTCAGCGAATCGAACTCGGCAGGATGCATTGGTCACGGTCAACGCGGCGTTGAGTCTGACGCGAGATGAAGTTCGAAAGCCATGCAGGGCTCTGGATCTCTCTTCTCGTCCAGTGCGGACCGCGACGGGCATCGAAGCGCTGCAGACGCGCTAGCAGAGTGAAAGGTGCTCCTTGTCGACGCTGCCGCAATCGTGATAGCCGTCGCATGAAGTTCAAGCGCTAGTTCGCGTGCAAGACCTATCGTCTCCGCCTTGCGCATCGCCGCTAATTGGAATTCTGTCCGACAGTGGCTTCCGCACTTGCTAAGATCACACAGATGTACGTTGTTAGGCCGGGGGCCGGTTGCGAAACCACCGCCGCCGATTCGACGGTCCGTGAACGGACGCCTCGCAGTCTTCACTGCTCAGTGTCCCGGGTCAAGAGTTGCGATCAGTCACAAGTTACCCGTGCTGTTGGGATTGTCTCCGCGCGAGCACGCGCGTCGCCGCCACTCTGCCTTGCGAATCTGTGGCGGCGGAGAGCGTTCGCACTCGCGTGGCGGATCGGAAACTTCCTTCTTTGAGCAGGGCCGAATGCAGCGTTAGGAACCACGGCGTGCGGGAACTCGGAGCGGCGGCGGAGCAGAAGTGCCGGAATGAAAGAGAGCACCATTGAGCCGGGCGCGCTCACGTCGCTTGCGGGACCGCCAGCTGCGCACACTGTAGCCTAATCCAAAGCCGCCGAAGGAAGATCATAGTCAGAAAGAGGAGTGCTGTCGTCATCTTGATGTCTAAACCAGAGGATTGCTTTGATGTGTTACGCCGCACTCCGGCCATCGGTGGTTAACTAGTTGGTCGGCGCGAGGCGGCGGATCCCTACTTCCTACAACGTGACGCCACGTACGATTCAAGTCCCTTCGGCTACTCCAGCCAAAATGTATCCTAACGCGAGTTGCCCTGGAGCAGCAGTGCTGCGCGAGCCAGACATAGACTGATGCGCGGAGCGGCCGACGCCATGATCGTTGCAGGAAACCACATTAGTTATGGCTGATACCTGGGCGGATTCAAACGGTCGTCGCAACACCAGGAGTTTGGAGGTTGCGATGAACGTTGTAAGGCGCAGATCGGCGCGGTCAGGACGAGCCCCATTGCCGTCGCCAGGACGGCCCTCTGTTGCCGGGCGCGATGAACAGAATAAATTTTGGCGGGCGATTGCCGCTGGGTTAAGCAGCGAAGATGCTGCACTCGAAGCCGGATTGTCACAACCTATCGGAAGCAGATTATTCCGAAAGGCGGGCGGCATGCCACCAGCGATGTTCAGATCTTCGGCAAAGGCACTGTCCGGGCGGTATCTCTCGTTGAATGAGCGCGAGGAGATCGCACTTCTCAAGGTGCAGGGCCATTCCATACAGGAGATTGGACGTCGCCTGGGGCGGGCTGCTTCCACAGTCTCCCGTGAACTGCGGCGCAACGCGGCCACTCGCGGCGGCGGGTTGGAGTATCGGGCAATAACTGCCCAATGGCATGCGGATCGATCCGCCCGCCGGCCTAAGCCGACCAAGCTTGCGCTCAATGCAACCTTGCGCACTTATGTGGAGGAAAGACTTGCTGGCGGCGTCGTAGCCCCGACCGGCGCTCCCGTTCCTGGTCCCGCCGTTCCGTGGAAGGGGCGGCGGCATGGCCAGCGCAAGGATCGGCGATGGGCCAAAGCCTGGAGCCCTGAGCAGATTGCTCGACGCTTGCCGATCGACTTCCCGGACGACAAGACGATGCGCATCAGCCACGAAGCTATCTATCAAGCCCTCTTCGTTCAGGGCCGTGGCGCGCTACGCCGCGAGCTGACGGCCTGCTTGCGAACAGGGCGTGTGTTACGGATGCCCAGAGCGCGCGTACGCAGGCGAGGCAAGGGCTTTGTCTCGCCGGAGATCATGATCAGTGAGCGCCCTGCTGAAGCTGCCGATCGAGCAGTGCCGGGACATTGGGAGGGGGACCTTATCCTCGGTCTTGGCAGCTCGGCAATCGGCACGCTGGTCGAGCGCACGACGCGCTTTACGATGCTCTTGCACCTTCCACGGTTGGCGGGGCATGGCGAAGCTCCGCGCGCGAAGAACGGGCCAGCCCTTGCGGGACATGGGGCCGAAGCCGTGCGCGACGCGATCACGCGCACCATCATCACTTTGCCCGAAGAGCTGCGCCGTTCGCTAACCTGGGATCAGGGAGCCGAAATGGCTCAGCACGATCGTCTCAAGATCGATGCGGGTATCCAGGTCTACTTCTGCGACCCGCAAAGCCCATGGCAGCGCGGCACTAACGAGAACACCAACGGGCTGCTGCGGCAGTACTTCCCGAAAGGCACGGACCTGAGCATCCACAGCGCCGAAGAGATATCCGCTGTGGCAGCGGCCCTCAATGCCCGACCGCGGAAGACACTAGGCTGGAAAACGCCGGCGGAGGCGCTTGACGATCTTCTGTTATGAGTGAAAGTAACTGGTGTTGCGACGACCGTTTGAATCCGCCCTGTGGGGTTTGGTCAGAGTGGTGCGCTTCGTTCGGCGGCTTGCCTCATCCGCCGGGGCGCAACGGAGAAGACTTTCTGTCGGAGCTGAAACGTGGACGAGACTAGCCATCTCACTGCGCAGTCGGCGCGCTGTTACAACGCCTGGACTATTTGCGTCGTGGCAGCCGCAGGCGGTCGCATTGCAGTGCAAGGGATGCCGCACTCATCCGCTGGGACCGAGGGCCTGAAGTGCAGGATTCTTACCTTGAGGATGCCAAAGAAGTGGTCCTGCAACCTGTCCCGCGGCCTGCCAGTTGACGAGACGAATCTGTAGGAAAAGGAGGCTGCCTGTATAGACATCGCTCGGCGATCAGGGACCGCCGGTTATCAAAACTAGGGCGATGTCTTCTTAACACCCGTTCGGGCAAACTTAACCTGCGCCTTAAGCAGAATTCCGCCAGGCGCTAGGCGGAACCTCGATTTGATTTGAAGAGGAAGAGTTGAACGTGTGATCAGAGCCAAGAACGCAGGCGCCATGATTTGGGTCGGACTTGACTTCACGTGTCGTTCCCCGAGCTAGAACAAGTTTGGCGATTTGCGTACGATTGGCGATAGTACGGCGATCTGGCGGTAAAGCTGCGATTGCCTCGTCGAAATGCTTAGCCGAGGTCACCGCGTTTTTCTGCTGGGGACTGTTCGCCTGCCGGCGCTCGCCTCGCCTATTGCGCCGAGTTCCAGTTTTGCCGCGACCAGTTCGCTTGTGAGTTCGTCGAGCAGCTTGACCGCTCCGAGCGCGAATTTGTCCTGGCAGATTAGTTGAGCCACGACCTCCAATTGGAGAGCGATGCGGTGCTCAAGGTGCTGAATGCGCGACGTGCAAACAATCTCCTTCGGTTTATCGGCTTTGGGGGCGGAGTACAAAAATGTGCCATGCCTTCCATTTTCGTCGGGCAAATCTGGCGGTCTGCGCGAGAGCCAGTCGCTGTTGGTCAAGGTACAGAGCGCATAGGCTTTCATCGGCAGCAACAGGAAGATGTTGATCGGGGGTGTGCAGCGAGAAGCCCGAGAAATCGAGGCTCGCCGGCACGAAGGGCCGCGACGCTGCATCGAATCATGGTCATCGCGACGATGGTCAGACCGGTCCACCAGGGCACGCTGTCCGCGAGCGCGAGCTGTGCGAGCGCGGCAATCGATCAGATGGCGAGCAGCAGCGGCCCAAGGTTCTGTCCGAGCACATCGAGTGTGAGGTATCGGTCGAGGCCGGGCAGCAGGTGCAAACCGAGCAGCGTGTCGCGGTAGGTGCTCCGCGCCAGCGGAGCTGTTGCCGCAGATAGGGCAAGAGCTTGTCCGGGACCACCGTGGCGGCGATGGCGTCCGGAAGGTACTCGGCTCGAAACCCTGCCTTGAGCATGAGGATCGTCAGATGGCGGTCCTCACCGAAGTCGCTCGGCTTTCCCCGGAAGAACTGCGTCTCGTATTGCTCGAGCAGCAACATGAGTGCGGAACGGCGGTACACGGCACACGGCCGTCAGCAGCACATGACGGCACCAAAGCGCGTCTGCGCCACGCGCTCCTCGTTGCAAGCCAACCAGTACTCCATGTCGATCAATCGGGTCAGCCAGCTGTCGTCCCGGTTGCTGGCCTTCAATTGGCCCATGGCCGCGCCGACGGCTGGATTCTGCATCTTGCGCACCAGCTTGCTGACCACGTCGCTGTCGATTTCCGTGTCGGAGTCGACGTTGAGCACGAGATCGCCGAATGAGCGGCGAATCGCTGCGATCTGCGCCTTGCGTTTTCCAACATTGCTTGGCAGCAGAATGATAGTGAATCTCGGGTCATACGCGTAGCTCGCATGGACCGCGGCCACCGCGCCGACATTTGCAGAGCCGTCATCGACCACATAGACCTGTAATCGCCCTGGGTAGTCCTGGCTTGCGATAGACTTCAGGCAGGCCGCCAGCGTGCGCGGGTCCTCGTTGAAGCAAGGCACGATGACATCCACGCTGGGCAGAGCATCGGCGTCGAGCGGGTCGTACGGCGGCAGTGGAGCGTCGCTTCGCAGCGCATAAAGCGCCTGCGCGCTCTTATGTGCCGCGCGGCAATTAGGATGGAAGCGTAGCGTCAATCAGGATGAGAGAGCTTCGCCGGGCTCGTGACGCAGGGAGGGCGTAGCCCGACCGGAGTTACGAGCCCGGCGTCGGCGCGATCCAACAGGGGCCGCGCCGACTGGTGATCGCGGCCGGCCGGTTATGCAAGTGGTTCTTCCGCCAAGAGGAATCACTCGCGTGTGCCCGGCCGACACATCAATGATCACCAGATGAGGCTCTACATGAAGTACCGTCAGATCGATAGCCCGCCAGTGGCCGCTGCCAAGCCGTCGTTCAGTCCGTCAACTGCGTATCGGATCGAGAAGCATCCCCGCCTGCCATCACAGAAGGTTGGGCGCGGCCGTCGCCGGCCGGACCCGTTGGCCGACGTGTTTGAGACAGAAGTGGTGCCGATGCTCAAGGCCGCCTCCGGCGTGCGGTCCGTGGCCATCTCCGAGGAGATGCTTCGACGCCATCCTGAGCTGGGGGCTGGAATCCGCCGCACGCTGGAGCGCCGGATCCGCGCCTCGTGGGCGATCCACGGCGAGGAGCAGGAGATCATCTTCCGCCAGACCCACGAAGTGGGCCAAGTCGGCCTGTCCGACTTCACCGGCATGGGCGAACTCGGGATCACGATCGCGGGCGTGCCGCTCGATCATCGCCTCTATCACTTCCGGCTGGCCTATTGCGGGTTTGAGCACGCCCATGTCGTGCTCGCTGGCGAGAGCTTCGTCGCTTTGGCCGAAGGGCTGCAACGCCCTGTGGTCGCTCGGTGGGGCACCACGGGAGCATCGGACCGACATCCTGTCCGCCGCCTTCTGCAATTTCGATCGCAATGCGGGGGGACGATCTGACCCGGCGGTACGAGGACCTCTGCGCCCATTACGGCATGCGACCCTCCCGCAACAATCGCGGCATCGCCCGCGAGAACGGGGCGATCGAGAGCTCACATGGCCAACCTGAGCGGACGATCGCCGATGCGCTGCTGTTGCGCGGCACCGCCGATTTCCATGATCTCGCCGCCTACCGCGGCTGCATCGACGAGGTCGTCAGCCGCCGCAATGCCCGCAACGCCAAGCGGATCGACCACGAGCGCGCCACCCTGCAGGCGTTGCCAGATCGCGGCACCTCGGACTACGAGAAGGTGATTGTCCGCTGACGTCAAGCGGCGGCTTCACCTTGCGCAAGGTGTTCTACACCGTGCCGTCACGCCTGATCGGCCACCAGCTGCGGGTGCGCCTTTACGACGATCGTCTCGACGTGTTCGTCGGCGGCACTCATCTCGTCACCCTGCCGCGTGGGCGGCCCCATCCCAACGGCAAGCACGACCAGGTCGTAGATTATCGGCACGTGATCCATTCGCTGCAGCGCAAGCCGATGGCGCTGCTCAATCTGGTCTACCGTGATCGGCTGTTCCCGCGCGAGGCCTATCGGAGAACCTTCGACTCCTTGCGCGAACGGCTTGCCGACAAGAAGGCTTGCCGGCTCATGGTCGATCTGCTCGCGCTGGCGCATGAGCGCGGCTGCGAGGCCGACCTCGCTGATCAGCTCGCGGCTGACCTTAACGCTGGCCAACGGCCCGACATCGGGGGGCTGCGCGCACACTTCGCGCCCGATCCTGCCTGCGTGCCGCAGGTCATGGTGCAGCTTGCACCGCTCGCCGCCTATGAGTGCCTCATCGGCGCCGCCCAGATCGGTGACGCCGCATGAACACGGGCAACACAGTCGACACTGGGCGCCTCAATCTGTTGCTCAACGAGCTGCGGCTACCCGCCATCAAGGTGCTATGGCCACAATTCGCCGAACAGTCCGATAAGGAAGGTTGGCCGGCGGCCCGCTTCCTCGCCACCATCGCCGAGCATGAGATCGCCGAACGCGGCCGCCGTCGCGTCGAGCGCCATCTCGTCGAGGCGCGGCTGCCCGCCGGAAAGACCTTCGACAACTTCGACTTTGAGGCTGTGCCGATGATCTCCAAGGCGAGGCGCAGGTGACCGCGCTCGCCGCCGGCGATGGTTGGCCTGGCAAGGGCGCCAATCTGCTGCTGTTCGGGTCGCCCGGCGGCGGCAAGAGTCACTTGGCGGCAGCGATCGGCCTGGCCCTTATCGAGAACGGACGGCGCGTCCTCTTCACCCGCACCACCCATCTCGTGCAGAAGCTCCAGGGCGCGGCGCGAGCTCAACCTCGAGGCCGCCATCAATCGTCTCGATCGCTTTGATCTTCTTGTCCTTGACGATCTGGCCTATGTGACCAAGGACCAGGCCGAGACCAGTGTGCTGTTCGAGCTCATCAGCGCGCGCTACGAGCGGCGCTCCATGCTGATCACTGCCAATCGGCCCTTCGGGCGAATGGAACAGGGTCTTCCCGGACCCTGCTATGACGCTCGCCGCCATCGATCGCCTCGTCCACCACGCCACCATCGTCGAGATGAACGTCGAAAGCTATCGCAGGCGCATCGCGCTCGAACGGAAGCGTGGTCCAGGGCGACCACCCTCGCACACGACACTAAAACACTCGCTGATTGACGCTCCGCGACAATCAGAGCGAACAAAACTCTTGCGCGCGACAATCATAGCGGCAATCATCACTTCGCCGCGACACCGACTCGCCATCCTGATTGTCGCGCGCTTCCCATCCAGATTGTCGCGCTATACTTATGGACGCTGGAGAGCAACGCGTAGGAGGCAACAGCAGTGGTGCTGATGGTGGCAAGCAGGCTCATGGGAGTTGATCTATTCAGTGAGGTTGAGGAAGCGACCGGCTTGCAAAGCCACGGTCACTCCAGTGCGGGAATGAGCCGGGCGAGCGCCGACACAGTCTGGTCGCGCCGACCAGCATGAGGGCGGCGTCCCAACTCGTCGGGAGGGCATCCGTCGTGCAGGAGCACGATTGCCCCCGGCCGGACCGAAGCCAGCACTGCGGCAACGATCGCCTCGACGCCGGGACGAGCCCAATCTTGCGGATCGACTGACCAGTGCAGGGCTGCAGTTCGGCCTTCGCCGATGCGGCGAGGGCCTTCCTGGTCCATATCCCATACGGCGCACGCATGTGCCGTGGCCACGAGCCCGCAAAGACACCCCAGTTCCTTGTTGACTCGCAAAGCACTCACGATCGACGCGACGCCGTACGGGTGCGCGTAAGCGCATCCATCCGGGATCAGGCTGCCAGAGCGCTGCACCCAACGATGCCACGCCGCCCTTGTCGCTATTGGCTATTGCTGCGTCGCTGCTGCTAAGGTTGGCCAGAGATTTGAAGGCCAGCTGCCCATGCTGTCTCATGGCTGATGCTGGAGCCAAATTGACGCATGCAAGCAGCTTGCGCGCGCCGGTGGTCCGCTGCTGACGCAATGGGACGTGTCGCACTGCGCCGCCCTTGTCCGGTAGCGAGACCAAGACTTGCCTCTATCTAGACGCAAAGGAGTGATCATGTGCTGACGGCTTGCTCGCCATCCGCACATTGCATTGAAGATCGCGAATACGTCGTCACGCGCCTTATCCTGAATCATCCTTGCTATAGCCGGCGGCTAGCTATGTGGATTCTGAGAATATTGGTAAAATCTATTGTTTTGATGGGAGGTATCCATGCAGCGGAAGGGCCAGGATGAATCCATCAAGGTCGGCTGGGTGAGCCGATCCTCTCGATTCAATTGATCAGGCGCATACCGAAGAATGGCTCAAACATGCCACCTTCGGTCCGGTGAAGGTCATCGCCAAGCATCGAAGCCATCGCGCGAAAACGCGAACCATGATGCTTGAGCTAAATTAGCTCAAGCACTGCTTCTGACGAACAGAGTCGAGCCCACGCCACTGCCCGATGACGACGAGCGGCCGGCCCTTTCGATGAATAAGCTACAGAGCTGAGGGGAATCGCATATTGGCTCGACGCAGAGGACGTTAAAGATGACCGGAGAGAGCCTGCCTCCGGATGCTTGAGACAAACCCGAGCCTGCAGCATTGTGGCAGGTCCCAACCAAGCCTGCCGGCCGCCAGGAGACAGATTCGATTCATCAACTAGCGAGGCGCTGTCGCTCCATTCCACCAGCTTCATAGCTCCTCCGGAGCTCAATCGAAGCGCCGCGGCTAACATCGACCGTGCACAGCCAAGTGTCGCGGCAGGCGATCGGTGGAGCGGGCATGCATCAATGCATCTTGGAATTAGCGCTGCAGATACCGACTTCGCTAAGAGGAACCTGAGT containing:
- the tnpB gene encoding IS66 family insertion sequence element accessory protein TnpB (TnpB, as the term is used for proteins encoded by IS66 family insertion elements, is considered an accessory protein, since TnpC, encoded by a neighboring gene, is a DDE family transposase.); amino-acid sequence: MATRPIDFRCGHDGLAARAQEMLCLDPLRGAAFVFRSKRADRIKILVWDRTGLVLVHKRLEGCKFVWPNDRRRRDAHIASGVRSPVRSPVRRAGLEVSPPGRRAASPGGWITAAD
- a CDS encoding IS30 family transposase, which translates into the protein MNVVRRRSARSGRAPLPSPGRPSVAGRDEQNKFWRAIAAGLSSEDAALEAGLSQPIGSRLFRKAGGMPPAMFRSSAKALSGRYLSLNEREEIALLKVQGHSIQEIGRRLGRAASTVSRELRRNAATRGGGLEYRAITAQWHADRSARRPKPTKLALNATLRTYVEERLAGGVVAPTGAPVPGPAVPWKGRRHGQRKDRRWAKAWSPEQIARRLPIDFPDDKTMRISHEAIYQALFVQGRGALRRELTACLRTGRVLRMPRARVRRRGKGFVSPEIMISERPAEAADRAVPGHWEGDLILGLGSSAIGTLVERTTRFTMLLHLPRLAGHGEAPRAKNGPALAGHGAEAVRDAITRTIITLPEELRRSLTWDQGAEMAQHDRLKIDAGIQVYFCDPQSPWQRGTNENTNGLLRQYFPKGTDLSIHSAEEISAVAAALNARPRKTLGWKTPAEALDDLLL